The following coding sequences lie in one Thermosulfuriphilus ammonigenes genomic window:
- the folD gene encoding bifunctional methylenetetrahydrofolate dehydrogenase/methenyltetrahydrofolate cyclohydrolase FolD: MAAKIISGKDIAKEIREALKAEVSELKEKHGIVPGLVTILVGDNPASVSYVTAKQRAAHELGFHSIQDNQPEDITEEALLSLIKKYNDDPAIHGILVQLPLPRHIDERKVIYAIDPRKDVDGFHPVNVGKMVIGEPCFLPCTPHGILVLLDRAGVEVSGAEAVVVGRSNIVGKPIANLLIQKRKPVGNATVTVCHTGTKDLSFHTRRADILIVAAGRPKVITADMVKEGVVVIDVGVNRIGTTPEGKAILCGDVDFDSVKEKAAAITPVPGGVGPMTITMLMKNTLESAKMWAGLPSEVA; the protein is encoded by the coding sequence GTGGCGGCAAAGATTATTAGCGGCAAGGATATCGCCAAGGAGATTCGTGAAGCCCTTAAGGCCGAGGTGTCTGAGCTTAAAGAAAAGCATGGAATTGTGCCGGGTTTGGTGACCATTCTGGTTGGGGACAATCCGGCCTCTGTCTCCTATGTCACAGCCAAGCAGCGGGCAGCTCACGAGCTTGGGTTCCACTCCATTCAGGACAACCAGCCAGAGGATATTACTGAGGAGGCCCTCCTTTCGCTTATTAAAAAATACAATGATGATCCGGCCATTCATGGTATCCTGGTTCAGCTTCCTCTCCCGCGCCACATTGACGAGCGCAAGGTCATCTACGCCATTGATCCACGCAAGGATGTCGATGGTTTCCACCCTGTAAACGTAGGTAAGATGGTCATCGGGGAGCCCTGTTTTCTGCCTTGTACCCCTCACGGAATTTTGGTTCTTCTTGACCGGGCTGGAGTGGAAGTTTCTGGAGCTGAGGCGGTGGTGGTGGGCCGAAGCAACATCGTCGGCAAACCTATTGCCAATCTTCTTATTCAGAAGAGAAAGCCGGTGGGTAACGCCACGGTGACTGTCTGTCATACCGGGACTAAAGACCTTTCTTTTCATACTCGCCGGGCCGACATACTCATTGTGGCGGCTGGCCGGCCCAAGGTTATCACCGCTGATATGGTCAAAGAGGGGGTAGTGGTTATTGATGTTGGGGTTAATCGTATTGGCACCACCCCTGAAGGAAAGGCTATCCTCTGTGGCGATGTGGACTTTGATTCTGTTAAGGAAAAGGCTGCGGCCATAACTCCTGTCCCTGGTGGTGTTGGGCCAATGACCATCACCATGCTCATGAAAAACACCCTTGAATCGGCCAAAATGTGGGCCGGTCTCCCCAGCGAAGTGGCCTGA
- a CDS encoding formate--tetrahydrofolate ligase, with amino-acid sequence MKLDPTKMKDWEIAAECEKHMKTVYQLADELGLTKEELLPYGHYVAKLDYKLILERLKDRPNGKYIDVTAITPTPLGEGKSTTSIGLIEGLGKRGKKVIGALRQPSGGPTMNIKGSAAGGGLAQIIPLDKFSLGLTGDINAVMNAHNLALVALTARMQHEANYDDEILAKKNLRRLNIDPKRVELGWVIDFCAQALRHIVIGLGGKMDGYPMESKFWIAVASEVMAILAVSRDLKDFRERIGRIVVAFDKYGNPITTEDLEVAGAMCAWMVDAINPNMIQTLEGQPVLIHAGPFANIAIGQSSIIADYVGLKLADYHVTESGFAADIGFEKFWNLKCRFSGLVPNCVVIVATIRALKCHGGAPIPRPGQPMPKEYLEEHVDWVEKGCANLLHHIETVKKSGSNPVVCINAFYTDTKAEIDAVRRICEEAGARVAVSEHWLKGGEGALELADAVVDACEEPVNFRFLYDLDMPLKDRIERIAKEVYGADGVTYSPEAEKKIQIIDADPELRKLGTCMVKTHLSLSHDPNLKGVPKGWVLPVRDILIYRGAGFVVPVAGTISLMPGTASDPAYRRIDVDVETGKVTGLF; translated from the coding sequence ATGAAGCTTGACCCAACCAAGATGAAAGACTGGGAGATCGCCGCCGAGTGCGAAAAACACATGAAAACGGTCTATCAATTGGCCGATGAGCTTGGCCTGACAAAGGAGGAACTTCTTCCTTACGGTCACTATGTAGCCAAGCTGGACTACAAACTCATTCTTGAACGTCTCAAGGATCGTCCAAATGGGAAGTACATTGATGTTACGGCGATCACCCCCACTCCTCTAGGTGAAGGAAAATCCACGACATCTATTGGTCTCATTGAAGGGCTTGGTAAACGAGGTAAAAAGGTCATTGGTGCCCTGAGACAGCCTTCAGGGGGCCCCACCATGAATATTAAGGGCAGTGCCGCCGGCGGTGGTCTGGCCCAGATAATTCCTTTGGATAAATTCTCCTTAGGGCTTACCGGTGATATCAATGCTGTGATGAATGCCCACAATCTAGCTCTGGTGGCCCTTACGGCCAGAATGCAGCACGAGGCCAACTATGATGACGAAATCCTGGCCAAAAAGAATCTCCGGCGTCTCAATATTGATCCCAAGAGGGTAGAGCTTGGTTGGGTGATCGACTTCTGCGCTCAGGCCCTCCGTCATATCGTCATTGGTCTTGGCGGAAAGATGGACGGCTATCCCATGGAGAGTAAGTTCTGGATCGCGGTCGCCAGTGAAGTTATGGCCATTCTGGCTGTTTCCCGGGACCTTAAAGACTTTCGGGAGCGGATTGGCCGAATCGTCGTTGCCTTTGATAAGTATGGAAATCCCATCACCACCGAGGATCTAGAAGTGGCCGGGGCCATGTGCGCCTGGATGGTGGATGCCATCAATCCCAATATGATCCAGACCTTAGAAGGACAGCCTGTTCTCATTCATGCTGGCCCCTTTGCTAACATCGCTATTGGCCAGAGTTCCATTATTGCTGACTATGTGGGCCTTAAGCTGGCTGATTACCACGTTACCGAGAGTGGATTTGCTGCAGATATCGGCTTTGAGAAGTTCTGGAATCTTAAGTGCCGCTTCTCCGGGTTGGTTCCCAATTGTGTGGTTATTGTGGCCACTATAAGGGCCCTTAAATGTCATGGAGGGGCTCCTATTCCTCGTCCAGGACAGCCGATGCCCAAGGAATATCTTGAAGAACACGTGGACTGGGTTGAGAAAGGGTGCGCCAATCTCCTCCACCATATCGAAACCGTCAAAAAGAGCGGTTCCAACCCGGTGGTTTGTATCAATGCCTTCTATACCGATACCAAGGCTGAGATCGATGCCGTGCGGCGGATCTGCGAAGAGGCTGGGGCCCGAGTGGCGGTCTCCGAACACTGGTTAAAGGGTGGTGAAGGAGCCCTAGAGTTGGCCGATGCCGTGGTAGATGCCTGCGAGGAGCCGGTCAACTTCCGTTTCCTCTATGATCTTGATATGCCTCTTAAGGACCGGATCGAACGAATCGCCAAGGAAGTCTATGGTGCCGACGGAGTTACCTACTCCCCGGAGGCCGAAAAGAAGATTCAGATCATCGACGCCGATCCCGAGCTTCGCAAACTGGGCACCTGCATGGTCAAAACCCATCTTTCTCTTTCTCATGATCCTAACCTTAAGGGGGTGCCCAAGGGTTGGGTCCTTCCGGTGCGTGACATCCTCATCTATCGAGGGGCGGGCTTTGTCGTCCCTGTGGCCGGTACCATTAGTCTCATGCCGGGTACGGCCTCTGACCCTGCCTATCGGCGCATTGATGTGGATGTGGAGACTGGGAAGGTAACCGGTCTCTTTTAG
- a CDS encoding cytochrome c3 family protein: protein MNKVWVWVMAVFCGLGLTLGGMAIAGEGPAVFKLENRKGTVTFNHHAHQALGLKCGACHHGVEGGKKVPYKAGQKNQKCETCHNKGNTSMPAKYRKPMSVFHKTCKGCHKKMAANHPKAPTKCNGCHKK, encoded by the coding sequence ATGAACAAGGTATGGGTATGGGTTATGGCCGTCTTTTGTGGCCTTGGTCTGACCTTGGGGGGCATGGCCATCGCCGGTGAAGGGCCGGCTGTCTTTAAACTGGAGAACAGAAAGGGTACGGTTACTTTCAATCACCATGCCCACCAGGCATTAGGGCTCAAGTGTGGTGCCTGCCACCACGGAGTTGAGGGCGGCAAGAAAGTTCCCTATAAAGCCGGCCAGAAAAACCAAAAGTGTGAAACCTGCCACAATAAGGGCAACACCAGCATGCCGGCTAAGTACCGCAAGCCCATGAGTGTCTTCCACAAGACCTGTAAGGGTTGCCATAAGAAAATGGCTGCCAATCACCCCAAGGCCCCAACCAAGTGTAACGGTTGTCATAAAAAGTAA
- a CDS encoding ABC transporter substrate-binding protein: MFIRGLKILLLAFLLIPSLVLAGEKDPIKIGAFFALSGPAAFIGTPTKLVAEMAVAEINKAGGINGRPIKLVMADTEGDPTKAIMAAKRFINVDKVVAVIGPTRTDTGMAVKPIFERARVPIVMTVGGDPVIMEGGRFGSARYIFKTPQRSSIAVRKIYAYMQKMHITRVALLTASDGFGQDGRRWLKKLAPKYGLTIVASESFNPRDTDMTSQLVKLATTNPEAIVCWTIGPAGAIVAKNVRQLKIDVPLFQCHGLPGPKYIELAGSAAEGNLMPSTKLMAWEQLPDSDPQKPVIAHFVHLYNKVYRLGEKFPINTHSGYAWDAVNLLAQALRKAGDNRQALREALEEINGYVGISGIYRLSPQDHCGLDVDSMIIVKVEQGHWKLVDY; encoded by the coding sequence ATGTTTATAAGGGGTTTAAAAATCCTCTTGCTGGCTTTCCTTCTCATCCCTTCTTTAGTCCTGGCAGGAGAAAAAGATCCCATTAAGATCGGGGCCTTTTTTGCCCTCTCTGGGCCAGCGGCCTTTATTGGCACCCCCACCAAGTTGGTAGCCGAGATGGCGGTAGCTGAAATTAACAAGGCCGGAGGGATAAATGGACGTCCCATCAAGCTGGTCATGGCCGACACCGAAGGCGATCCCACTAAGGCTATCATGGCGGCCAAGCGATTTATCAACGTGGACAAAGTCGTGGCCGTTATTGGGCCCACACGAACAGACACCGGCATGGCTGTAAAACCTATCTTTGAACGGGCCAGGGTGCCAATAGTGATGACCGTTGGAGGAGACCCGGTAATAATGGAAGGGGGGCGCTTTGGTTCAGCCCGTTATATCTTCAAGACCCCTCAACGGTCTTCTATTGCCGTGCGCAAGATCTACGCCTACATGCAAAAAATGCACATTACCAGGGTGGCCCTCCTCACGGCCTCCGATGGCTTTGGTCAGGATGGTCGCCGCTGGCTTAAAAAACTGGCCCCTAAATATGGTCTCACCATTGTAGCCAGCGAATCCTTTAACCCCCGAGACACCGATATGACCAGCCAGCTCGTCAAGCTGGCCACTACCAACCCAGAGGCCATTGTTTGTTGGACCATCGGGCCGGCAGGGGCTATCGTGGCTAAAAATGTCCGCCAACTGAAGATAGACGTTCCTCTCTTTCAATGTCATGGCCTTCCGGGCCCCAAGTATATCGAACTGGCCGGATCTGCCGCTGAGGGGAATCTTATGCCTTCCACTAAGCTTATGGCCTGGGAACAACTTCCAGACTCAGATCCTCAAAAACCAGTAATTGCCCATTTTGTCCATCTTTATAATAAGGTTTATAGGTTGGGAGAGAAGTTCCCCATAAATACTCATTCTGGTTATGCCTGGGATGCTGTAAATCTTTTGGCCCAAGCTCTAAGAAAGGCTGGAGATAATCGCCAGGCCTTAAGAGAGGCCCTCGAGGAGATAAATGGCTATGTAGGGATATCTGGAATCTACCGTTTAAGCCCCCAAGATCACTGTGGTCTTGATGTAGATTCCATGATTATCGTCAAGGTGGAGCAGGGCCACTGGAAGCTGGTTGACTATTAG
- a CDS encoding DUF169 domain-containing protein, translated as MFANWQEVLFRHLKLYHYPVGIRFHWQEESLDQIKVDKVCRNRLTFCQFVAFTRMSGYSTLISPGAISCVTAADVFGLRPDKEKCLKALKKFFPQEDPAQAFYQQRPRLSPQELKGISLWPLDKLPFKADLVLLVCDNLQATHLLDDTIAVSGQASLPFAHKVNGAFCGTAVSAYKHKRVELSLACPGAYTSGKMERGELILCFPWEIFEKVIDRLQERAIRQGASLLSGSRDYVGLDVCGNCPLMIFK; from the coding sequence ATGTTTGCCAACTGGCAGGAGGTACTTTTCCGCCATCTCAAACTATATCATTATCCAGTAGGTATCCGTTTTCACTGGCAAGAGGAGAGTCTGGATCAAATCAAGGTGGACAAGGTCTGCAGAAACCGTCTGACTTTTTGTCAATTTGTAGCTTTTACCCGGATGAGTGGTTATTCTACTTTAATCTCTCCCGGAGCCATCTCCTGTGTAACGGCTGCTGATGTTTTCGGTCTTCGGCCAGATAAGGAAAAGTGCCTCAAGGCGCTTAAAAAGTTTTTCCCCCAGGAAGATCCGGCCCAGGCCTTTTACCAGCAACGTCCTCGTTTGAGCCCTCAAGAACTAAAGGGCATAAGCCTCTGGCCCTTAGATAAACTCCCCTTTAAGGCGGATCTGGTCCTTTTGGTTTGCGACAATCTCCAGGCAACCCACCTTTTAGATGACACCATTGCTGTTTCTGGCCAGGCCAGTCTTCCTTTTGCCCATAAGGTTAACGGTGCCTTTTGCGGTACAGCTGTCTCGGCTTACAAACACAAACGGGTGGAGTTATCTTTGGCCTGTCCAGGAGCCTATACTTCGGGCAAGATGGAGCGAGGAGAATTGATTCTTTGTTTCCCGTGGGAAATATTTGAAAAAGTTATTGACCGCCTCCAAGAAAGGGCCATCAGGCAGGGGGCCTCCCTGCTTTCTGGAAGCCGAGACTATGTAGGACTTGACGTCTGCGGAAATTGCCCTCTGATGATATTTAAATAA